One Paenibacillus sp. FSL W8-0186 genomic window carries:
- a CDS encoding sensor histidine kinase: protein MNFIRLLNDIKLRRKLSLTFITVAVVPLLISGIFLTGKLREIMIADAFEQATDNVERVWKRTEEVIKVPLDISYQLSNDSRMKSVASRSYDSYIEVIQTYRQYSDIRDYIRLYKEVKGIRLYTPNPTMLNNWEFMQPDNQIEQAEWYKLALSKKGLAGWGYIEDERDRTKYLSLVRKINLNEPGQDSVLVINVNTAQLNSILSQESFSTMIVDDHNNIVAANRPDLYGKNLAEVHSGDGILQQSEGSFDADIDGKRSKVVISSLVPETSWNGLRVISVFTVSDIVQDANEVIRLATLVIAGSLIIAVLLVYASASLITSRLLRLSKHMSRVGTGSGHWDTYLDLDGKDEIGQLSRQFNALVQRISQLMLEVEESNQQKRRLEQKQSEIKFKMLASQINPHFLFNTLESIRMEAHLRGEEDLAEAVWQLSSLIRNSLEVGNGKIRLSEELNMARCYLELQKFRYEDRLLYKLDIAQGTEDIELPPLMIQPLVENSIIHGLDHKEEGSTRITIRTKLGEDGEVCVEIQDDGAGIPAWKLEELQQQLKEQESEEAGGRIGLRNVHDRLQLTYGHASGLSIDSKEGEGTRITFCIPRGNEIECLQ, encoded by the coding sequence ATGAATTTTATCAGATTGCTAAATGACATCAAGCTGAGGAGAAAGCTATCCTTGACCTTTATTACCGTTGCTGTTGTCCCGCTCCTGATCAGCGGGATATTTCTGACGGGCAAGCTGCGGGAAATTATGATAGCAGATGCTTTTGAACAGGCTACGGATAACGTAGAGCGAGTTTGGAAACGAACGGAGGAAGTCATCAAGGTGCCGCTGGACATTTCCTATCAGCTCTCCAACGATAGCCGGATGAAATCGGTGGCAAGCCGCAGCTATGACAGCTATATCGAGGTCATTCAGACCTACCGCCAATATTCTGATATCCGGGATTACATTCGGTTATATAAAGAGGTTAAAGGCATCCGGCTTTATACGCCGAACCCGACCATGCTGAATAATTGGGAATTCATGCAGCCCGATAATCAGATCGAGCAGGCAGAGTGGTATAAGCTGGCGCTGAGCAAAAAAGGGCTTGCCGGTTGGGGATACATCGAGGATGAACGGGACCGAACGAAATACCTGAGTCTAGTACGAAAAATCAACTTGAACGAGCCTGGTCAGGATAGTGTACTTGTCATCAACGTCAATACGGCGCAGCTCAATTCCATTCTATCTCAAGAATCGTTCTCTACCATGATCGTAGATGATCATAACAATATCGTGGCAGCCAACCGTCCAGATTTGTATGGAAAGAACCTCGCCGAAGTACATTCAGGCGATGGCATCCTGCAGCAAAGTGAAGGCAGCTTCGATGCCGATATAGACGGGAAACGTTCCAAAGTCGTTATTTCCAGTCTAGTTCCGGAGACTAGCTGGAATGGGCTGCGCGTCATTTCCGTGTTTACAGTATCGGACATCGTCCAGGACGCGAACGAGGTTATCCGGCTGGCCACGCTCGTAATTGCAGGCTCTCTGATCATTGCCGTACTGCTTGTCTATGCCTCGGCATCCCTTATTACGAGCAGACTGCTGCGATTAAGCAAACATATGTCCAGAGTAGGCACCGGCTCAGGCCACTGGGATACTTATCTTGACCTGGATGGCAAGGATGAGATCGGACAGCTCTCCAGGCAATTTAATGCTCTTGTCCAACGGATCAGTCAGCTGATGCTGGAAGTCGAAGAGAGTAATCAGCAAAAACGGCGGCTGGAGCAAAAGCAAAGTGAGATCAAATTTAAAATGCTAGCGAGTCAGATCAACCCCCATTTCCTGTTCAATACGCTGGAATCGATTCGCATGGAGGCGCATCTCCGAGGGGAAGAGGATTTGGCGGAGGCGGTCTGGCAGCTCAGCAGTCTGATCCGCAATAGTCTTGAGGTTGGCAACGGCAAGATTCGACTTTCCGAGGAATTGAATATGGCACGCTGCTATTTGGAACTGCAAAAGTTCCGGTATGAAGACAGGCTTCTGTATAAACTGGATATTGCGCAAGGCACTGAAGATATTGAACTTCCGCCACTGATGATCCAGCCGCTGGTGGAGAATTCGATTATTCACGGGCTGGATCACAAAGAGGAAGGATCAACACGGATAACCATTCGGACCAAGCTTGGTGAGGACGGCGAGGTATGCGTAGAAATTCAAGACGACGGGGCAGGAATCCCGGCATGGAAGCTGGAGGAATTGCAACAACAGTTGAAGGAACAGGAATCGGAGGAGGCCGGGGGGCGGATTGGGCTCCGCAACGTGCATGATCGCCTGCAGCTTACTTATGGTCATGCTTCGGGGCTTTCGATTGATAGCAAAGAGGGTGAAGGCACTAGGATTACATTTTGCATACCGAGGGGGAACGAGATCGAATGTTTACAGTAA
- a CDS encoding SRPBCC family protein, with the protein MLADIRQAPLGYTACFERRLAHSVQEVWSWLTENDKLGRWFPELKIDDLREGGAVKFDMQDGTFEELKITEFEPDSVLEYAWGGEDQVRFELYPEAGGCRLVLIEKLTQITDHTPKDLAGWHVCLNVIQKLMDGQAVEGRHEEWKTWYEKYKQILLK; encoded by the coding sequence TTGTTAGCAGACATCCGGCAAGCCCCGCTGGGATATACCGCGTGTTTCGAACGTCGGCTTGCGCATTCCGTTCAGGAGGTCTGGTCCTGGTTGACGGAGAACGACAAGCTGGGCCGGTGGTTCCCGGAGCTGAAGATCGACGATCTCCGTGAAGGAGGAGCAGTCAAGTTCGATATGCAGGACGGAACGTTCGAGGAGCTCAAGATTACCGAGTTCGAACCAGATTCTGTACTGGAATATGCATGGGGCGGCGAGGATCAGGTGCGTTTCGAGCTATATCCGGAAGCGGGCGGGTGCCGCCTCGTTCTTATTGAGAAGTTAACCCAAATTACGGACCATACTCCGAAGGATCTGGCCGGATGGCATGTATGCCTGAACGTCATCCAGAAATTGATGGATGGACAGGCTGTAGAAGGACGCCATGAAGAGTGGAAGACATGGTACGAGAAGTATAAACAAATTCTTTTGAAGTAA
- a CDS encoding bacterial Ig-like domain-containing protein: MRKLQRYVAVIVSCLLIFSSFPLTVGAAQGSDPSAGLIQITSDWRGSIFGDVGGADKITLANFEIAENAGGTVTLRSSNDRGKISSSTEGIAYYFKEVAPDADFELTATAQVDAWTAHNQVSFGLMLRSNVLDNENDGAFTGDYVAAGALDQKMKALHKSQTGGLQKIEAFASAASPAPGEEYRLSIKKSGSLYVVKIGDETAAITDFTGDIRYAGLYTARNVAVTFKDVKLSVEGSVELGDWQFSAFGGNTSDAKNPPPLEQSETSVTLATYGGKIASGDEGMSFYFKELPAAANFELSAKARVVSFNSDSGISTPNQKSFGLMLRDSVGAHGDTGTMTSNYVAIGSLDTVMKGFYKSQGSQTKLSPLSGVPAPAAGEVYDLRIKKSGATYLLSVNQETETLMLPDMFMDTLFAGAYAARDATVAFSDIHFRVENRTVSALLADAGAMKTSYLVGESLDLTGLAVTAQYSDGSEEMLLQSDYIVTGFDSGQAGTNVITIHYNGASTTVPLQIVPLTVTSLAVKYYPAKTVYYLGDDFDPEGLVVRAEYNNGFKTAELKNDQYSLSIGGQQVTKQSPYTFIQPGSVEVAIMSEETPGVKTSFDVTVKAAALMELEVRQQPEQTVYFIGDALDLDGLLLYAKYSDGSEIRLMRGEYTASSLDTAAPGQKRVTLHHKGLTASFPVTVKVKELVGIEVTNYPKTTFDRGDAFEHAGLQVSKVFDNGDREELTDFTLDTSRFDGQTAGIYEIGVIPADTSISPITYQVTVREKLAPEWKFTHFGQSTSAKNNYVTIHDDGSIELVASDGGKVTGDHDGITYYYTELDAAQDNFVLSADIQVVSYAKNPHDGQESFGLMARDAIGVQGNTSVFASNIAAIGGYSGGTRDDNGTQLFVRTGVETPDGAGSQGIQKIMLKNERPAAANTHPAAPYRLTLAKTNSGFTGKLNNGQEEIIFTPDILNVQDSKMYVGFYVARVATIVVSNVDLSVTAADTDAPRVVPPAEPVEPRLEVLSLEKTPDTDYELVLRPNVDGTVTVKQGQTVILQDAAANAHQRLTASATLAAQSDTNFSIVFVPDDTQKLTSYDKIVRNFTVVVREYAAGKDIIVSPAGKNSGDGTAERPLDIDTAIDFVKAGQRIVLQDGRYVRSSKIEIKKYNNGVPGAMKYLVAADGARPVIDFDKKTEGVVLSGDYWHVKGLDFTRSAGNTKGFTVGGSHNIVENSRFYANGDTGLQISRTDASAQELADWPSYNLILNSTAFDNRDPSDNNADGFAAKLTAGVGNVFRGCLSHNNIDDGWDLYAKAGTGAIGAVVIENSAAFNNGFLTDGTVGAGDKNGFKLGGEGIHVPHVIRNSIAFGNGAYGFTSNSNPGVIAINNIGFNNDGGNLSFTTYSHITPDFTIDGFLSYRTVDIAKDSYPAALAADNNYMFDGKVSKNKSGQELTDANFASLEPVVNYERDAEGNVIWGDFLKFIGFQEPGNPGEGGPGGGDTGGGDSGGGTPGGGNSGGTPGGSSGSSTGTGSTGDPGSTQPEEGSSNPSPEQNGGNGDPTSDPSKPATNIFADTAGHWAESRIQEAVARGIVSGYPDGSFRPNGAVTRAEFAVMLTKGLKLSGSEAAASGLNFTDRDSIRPWAQNAIVQALQAGIISGYEDGSFRPSREVTRAEMMSMLARAAGLKPAVEAVTGFADDKEIPTWAKGAVAAMQEQGLISGRDGNRFAPLETATRAEAVTVILRLLDRK, encoded by the coding sequence TTGAGAAAACTACAACGGTATGTGGCTGTAATTGTATCATGTTTGCTGATTTTTTCTTCTTTTCCTTTGACGGTTGGTGCGGCACAGGGCAGCGATCCGTCTGCCGGTTTGATTCAAATTACGAGTGATTGGCGGGGCAGCATTTTTGGGGATGTAGGCGGAGCAGATAAGATTACGCTCGCTAATTTCGAAATTGCTGAAAATGCCGGAGGCACGGTAACGCTTCGCAGCTCGAATGACAGAGGCAAAATTTCGAGCAGCACGGAAGGGATTGCTTATTACTTCAAGGAAGTGGCGCCGGATGCCGACTTTGAGCTGACAGCTACGGCACAGGTGGACGCCTGGACGGCCCATAACCAGGTGTCGTTTGGCTTGATGCTTCGCAGCAATGTGCTGGACAACGAGAATGATGGAGCGTTTACCGGGGATTACGTCGCCGCGGGTGCTTTGGACCAGAAAATGAAAGCGCTTCACAAATCACAGACGGGCGGTCTGCAGAAGATAGAGGCCTTTGCCTCAGCCGCTTCACCTGCGCCTGGCGAGGAATACCGGCTGAGCATTAAGAAATCAGGCAGCCTGTACGTCGTAAAAATTGGCGATGAAACGGCAGCCATCACGGATTTCACCGGGGATATCCGCTATGCCGGATTATATACCGCCCGGAATGTGGCGGTGACCTTCAAGGACGTCAAGCTAAGCGTGGAAGGATCTGTAGAGCTCGGTGATTGGCAGTTCAGCGCCTTCGGCGGCAATACGAGCGATGCCAAGAATCCCCCTCCCCTGGAGCAGAGCGAAACGTCGGTAACGCTAGCGACGTATGGCGGGAAAATAGCGAGCGGCGATGAGGGCATGTCCTTTTACTTTAAGGAGCTGCCGGCTGCGGCGAATTTCGAGCTTAGCGCGAAGGCCAGGGTAGTATCGTTCAACAGCGACAGCGGCATTAGTACGCCGAACCAGAAGTCGTTTGGCCTGATGCTTCGAGACAGCGTGGGAGCCCATGGGGATACCGGCACGATGACTTCCAATTATGTCGCCATCGGTTCATTGGATACGGTAATGAAAGGCTTCTACAAGAGCCAGGGGTCGCAAACGAAGCTGTCCCCGCTGTCTGGTGTTCCTGCGCCTGCCGCGGGAGAAGTATATGATCTACGCATCAAAAAATCGGGAGCGACCTACTTGCTAAGCGTTAATCAAGAGACCGAAACGTTGATGCTGCCGGACATGTTCATGGATACGCTTTTTGCGGGGGCATATGCGGCCCGGGATGCGACGGTCGCCTTCAGCGACATCCATTTTCGGGTGGAGAACAGAACGGTGAGTGCATTGCTCGCCGATGCGGGGGCAATGAAAACATCATATTTGGTGGGCGAGAGCCTCGATTTGACGGGGCTTGCGGTAACCGCGCAATATTCTGACGGCAGCGAGGAGATGCTGCTGCAAAGCGATTATATTGTTACGGGCTTTGACAGCGGCCAGGCGGGGACAAATGTGATTACGATCCATTATAACGGCGCATCGACGACGGTTCCGCTGCAAATCGTCCCGCTAACGGTCACTTCACTGGCGGTGAAATACTACCCGGCTAAAACGGTTTACTACTTGGGTGATGATTTTGACCCGGAAGGCCTTGTGGTTCGGGCGGAATATAATAACGGCTTCAAGACGGCGGAACTGAAGAACGACCAGTACTCGCTGTCCATTGGGGGGCAGCAGGTTACAAAGCAGTCTCCGTATACGTTCATTCAGCCAGGAAGCGTGGAGGTGGCGATCATGTCCGAAGAGACACCGGGAGTGAAGACGTCTTTTGATGTGACGGTGAAGGCAGCGGCGCTGATGGAGCTGGAGGTCAGGCAGCAGCCGGAGCAAACGGTTTATTTTATCGGCGATGCCTTGGATTTGGATGGACTTCTGCTGTACGCCAAGTATAGCGACGGTTCGGAAATACGACTGATGAGGGGCGAATATACGGCATCCTCCCTGGATACCGCTGCCCCAGGTCAGAAGCGCGTTACTTTGCACCACAAGGGGTTAACCGCTTCTTTTCCGGTGACGGTGAAGGTGAAAGAGCTGGTCGGGATCGAAGTGACGAATTATCCGAAGACCACTTTTGATCGTGGCGATGCTTTCGAACATGCGGGCTTACAGGTTTCGAAGGTGTTTGACAATGGCGACAGGGAGGAGCTGACGGATTTTACACTCGATACCTCTCGGTTTGACGGACAGACGGCGGGGATCTATGAGATTGGCGTGATTCCTGCTGACACGTCGATCAGTCCGATCACATATCAGGTGACGGTGCGGGAGAAGCTGGCGCCTGAGTGGAAGTTCACTCACTTTGGCCAATCCACTTCGGCTAAGAACAACTATGTTACGATCCATGACGACGGTTCGATTGAACTTGTGGCTTCGGACGGCGGTAAAGTGACCGGAGACCATGATGGAATTACGTATTACTACACCGAGCTGGATGCCGCTCAGGACAACTTCGTATTGTCAGCGGACATTCAGGTTGTATCCTATGCCAAAAATCCGCACGACGGCCAGGAGTCGTTTGGACTGATGGCAAGGGACGCTATTGGGGTGCAAGGCAACACCAGCGTATTCGCCTCTAATATTGCAGCCATTGGTGGCTATAGCGGCGGTACGCGGGATGATAACGGCACGCAGCTGTTCGTGCGCACAGGTGTTGAGACGCCTGACGGCGCAGGCAGTCAGGGAATTCAGAAGATTATGCTGAAAAATGAGCGCCCGGCGGCGGCCAATACCCATCCGGCAGCGCCGTACCGCCTGACGCTGGCCAAGACGAATAGCGGTTTTACGGGCAAGCTGAACAATGGGCAAGAGGAGATTATTTTCACGCCGGATATTCTAAATGTACAGGATTCCAAAATGTATGTGGGCTTCTATGTGGCACGGGTTGCGACGATCGTCGTCAGCAATGTGGATCTCTCTGTTACCGCTGCGGATACGGATGCGCCAAGAGTGGTGCCGCCCGCAGAACCAGTGGAGCCTCGGCTTGAGGTGCTGTCTCTAGAGAAAACGCCGGACACCGATTATGAGTTGGTGCTGCGGCCAAATGTAGATGGGACGGTTACGGTTAAGCAAGGACAGACGGTCATTCTGCAGGATGCTGCTGCAAACGCGCATCAGCGCTTGACGGCTTCTGCCACACTGGCGGCGCAAAGCGATACGAATTTCAGCATCGTGTTTGTCCCGGATGATACGCAGAAATTGACCTCTTATGACAAAATAGTCCGGAATTTCACGGTCGTGGTGAGGGAGTATGCGGCCGGCAAAGACATTATCGTCTCCCCGGCCGGCAAGAACAGCGGCGACGGCACAGCTGAGCGTCCGCTGGATATCGATACGGCGATCGACTTCGTGAAGGCGGGCCAGCGCATCGTGCTGCAGGATGGCCGATATGTGCGCAGCTCCAAAATCGAAATCAAGAAGTACAACAACGGGGTACCCGGCGCGATGAAGTATTTGGTGGCAGCGGATGGGGCGAGACCTGTCATCGATTTCGACAAAAAAACAGAGGGTGTTGTACTGAGCGGGGACTACTGGCATGTCAAAGGGCTGGACTTCACCCGTTCCGCAGGCAACACCAAGGGCTTCACCGTGGGGGGCAGCCACAATATCGTGGAGAATAGCAGGTTCTACGCCAACGGAGACACGGGGCTGCAAATCAGCCGCACGGATGCGAGCGCTCAGGAGCTGGCGGACTGGCCGTCCTACAACCTGATTCTCAACAGCACGGCGTTTGATAACCGCGATCCGTCCGACAACAATGCCGACGGCTTTGCCGCCAAGCTGACAGCAGGTGTCGGAAACGTGTTTAGGGGCTGCTTGTCCCATAACAATATTGACGATGGCTGGGATTTGTATGCCAAGGCGGGAACAGGCGCGATCGGGGCAGTGGTGATTGAGAACAGCGCTGCGTTTAACAACGGATTTTTGACCGATGGCACGGTAGGCGCAGGCGATAAGAACGGCTTCAAGCTGGGAGGGGAAGGCATTCATGTACCGCATGTGATCCGCAATTCCATCGCCTTCGGCAACGGGGCCTATGGTTTCACCAGCAACAGCAATCCTGGTGTCATTGCGATCAACAACATCGGCTTTAACAATGACGGAGGGAACTTAAGCTTTACGACGTATTCGCATATTACGCCGGACTTCACGATCGACGGCTTCCTGTCCTACCGGACGGTCGATATCGCGAAGGATAGCTATCCGGCAGCGCTTGCTGCGGATAACAACTATATGTTTGATGGCAAGGTCTCCAAGAACAAGTCGGGCCAGGAGTTGACCGATGCTAACTTTGCCAGCCTTGAACCGGTCGTTAACTATGAGCGGGATGCTGAAGGCAATGTCATCTGGGGCGACTTCCTGAAATTCATCGGCTTTCAGGAGCCGGGCAATCCTGGAGAAGGCGGCCCTGGCGGCGGAGACACCGGAGGCGGAGACTCTGGCGGTGGTACTCCAGGTGGAGGCAATTCAGGTGGTACTCCAGGAGGCAGTTCCGGCAGCAGCACAGGAACCGGCAGCACAGGGGATCCTGGAAGCACGCAGCCGGAGGAAGGCTCTAGCAATCCCTCGCCAGAGCAAAATGGCGGAAACGGGGATCCAACCAGCGATCCATCCAAGCCAGCCACCAACATCTTCGCTGATACGGCGGGACACTGGGCGGAATCCCGCATTCAGGAAGCCGTCGCCAGAGGAATTGTGAGCGGTTACCCTGATGGATCGTTCAGGCCGAATGGAGCGGTTACTCGTGCTGAATTCGCGGTTATGCTCACCAAGGGACTGAAACTAAGCGGGAGTGAGGCGGCGGCTTCGGGGCTTAATTTCACCGATCGCGACAGCATCCGTCCATGGGCACAGAATGCTATCGTTCAAGCCCTGCAGGCAGGCATCATCAGCGGTTACGAGGACGGCAGCTTCCGGCCAAGCAGGGAGGTCACCCGCGCCGAGATGATGTCAATGCTCGCCAGAGCGGCTGGACTGAAGCCGGCTGTGGAGGCTGTAACCGGCTTTGCTGACGATAAGGAAATTCCGACATGGGCGAAAGGGGCTGTAGCTGCAATGCAGGAGCAGGGGCTCATCTCCGGCCGCGACGGCAATCGCTTTGCGCCGCTGGAGACGGCGACCCGTGCTGAAGCGGTAACAGTTATACTGCGGCTTCTGGATCGTAAATAG
- a CDS encoding NlpC/P60 family protein, protein MKKNQNLLLLVLAASLLYAAPAQAEAGAPAHAAIQTQDQVQSQAQTDSKPIAIYLDGRQLEPETQPLIVDGAVLVPMRGLFEAQGAELVWNGASKTLIATKDDLTLTYRVGEASADLNGKPVNLSVPGRISDGYTLVPLRFVSETLGSTVRWIPETRTVHISSPVNYETTVLWGVNLRSRPDTGEGSATGELLPAGKQVHVIREVDAHWLEVRTEDQKHGYISAKPKYTDYKSPSLIERQGEALIAYGKQYWGTPYEFGASPDQTNTFDCSSFVKRVFQDTLGIELPRVSYNQAKVGQEVGIDELRPGDLLFFSSRGLDIGHVGIYAGDNQILHTYSKKLGVHIGEFSGQWKDRFVTARRVF, encoded by the coding sequence ATGAAAAAAAATCAAAACCTGCTGCTGCTCGTGCTTGCAGCGTCGCTGCTGTATGCCGCTCCTGCGCAGGCAGAGGCGGGCGCGCCCGCTCACGCCGCTATCCAGACGCAGGATCAAGTTCAATCCCAGGCTCAGACGGATTCCAAGCCGATCGCCATTTATCTAGACGGCCGCCAGCTTGAGCCTGAAACGCAGCCGCTCATCGTGGACGGTGCGGTACTCGTCCCGATGCGCGGGCTGTTTGAGGCGCAGGGCGCCGAGCTGGTCTGGAACGGTGCCAGCAAGACCCTTATCGCAACCAAGGATGATCTGACGCTCACCTACCGGGTAGGGGAGGCCTCCGCCGACCTCAACGGCAAACCGGTGAACCTGTCTGTACCCGGCCGGATTTCAGATGGTTATACCTTAGTGCCGCTGCGGTTCGTCAGCGAAACGCTCGGCAGCACGGTGAGATGGATCCCGGAGACAAGAACGGTGCATATTTCCTCCCCGGTGAACTATGAGACGACGGTTCTCTGGGGCGTGAATCTGCGCAGCCGGCCAGACACCGGAGAAGGCTCCGCTACAGGAGAACTGCTTCCTGCTGGCAAGCAAGTTCATGTCATCCGCGAGGTCGATGCCCATTGGCTGGAGGTGCGCACCGAGGATCAGAAACACGGCTACATCTCGGCCAAGCCAAAATATACCGATTATAAAAGCCCTTCACTTATAGAACGCCAAGGGGAGGCCCTGATTGCTTATGGCAAGCAATACTGGGGCACGCCGTATGAATTCGGAGCTTCACCCGACCAGACGAATACGTTTGACTGCTCTTCGTTCGTGAAGCGCGTGTTCCAGGATACGCTGGGCATTGAGCTTCCCCGGGTATCCTATAATCAGGCAAAGGTCGGCCAGGAAGTCGGAATCGACGAACTGCGTCCCGGAGACCTGCTGTTCTTCAGCTCGCGCGGTTTAGATATTGGACATGTCGGAATTTATGCAGGAGACAACCAGATCCTGCATACGTATTCGAAGAAGCTGGGCGTGCACATCGGGGAGTTCTCCGGCCAGTGGAAGGATCGATTTGTAACGGCTCGCCGGGTGTTTTAA
- a CDS encoding GNAT family N-acetyltransferase: MFETFGAGDPVLQGKLFIADEVPYNLLHSICGSGDALRLKAVDDTMVFAQTKGFNAWLWLAKEVTEARRETLFRQLIDDHPELDLPGISGEPETAEYFAKMYSKAKHIRYELYMMLESYYCHEVKKPTGVTGEMRRAEQHDVDIIADFLAGFSEWAYGAAVTKESQIPFAERMIGAGNLYLWCADDIPVSMANIAHRSPRHARINTVYTPVEHRKKGYASAIVAEMCCLLHSENLVPMLNADLKNPDSNKVYRKAGFIEAGKIAEFKFKEQ; the protein is encoded by the coding sequence ATGTTCGAGACATTTGGTGCGGGGGATCCCGTTCTACAAGGAAAGCTGTTTATTGCGGATGAAGTTCCATATAATTTGCTGCATTCAATTTGTGGGTCAGGTGATGCCTTGAGGTTAAAAGCCGTTGACGATACGATGGTTTTTGCCCAGACAAAGGGATTTAACGCTTGGTTGTGGCTGGCGAAGGAAGTGACCGAGGCGCGAAGGGAAACTCTGTTTAGGCAACTTATAGATGACCATCCGGAGCTCGATTTGCCCGGCATATCCGGAGAGCCGGAAACGGCGGAGTATTTCGCCAAAATGTATTCAAAGGCCAAACATATTCGCTATGAACTCTATATGATGTTGGAGTCGTATTATTGCCATGAGGTTAAGAAGCCGACTGGCGTCACTGGTGAAATGCGTCGGGCTGAACAACACGATGTGGATATCATAGCTGACTTTCTGGCGGGGTTTTCAGAGTGGGCCTACGGCGCAGCGGTAACCAAGGAGAGTCAAATTCCCTTTGCCGAGAGGATGATTGGGGCAGGAAATCTGTATCTGTGGTGCGCAGATGACATTCCCGTTTCCATGGCGAATATTGCCCATCGATCCCCTAGACATGCCAGAATTAATACCGTATATACCCCGGTAGAACATCGTAAGAAAGGTTATGCCAGCGCGATTGTTGCTGAGATGTGCTGCCTTCTTCATTCGGAAAATCTGGTACCGATGTTGAATGCGGACTTAAAAAATCCGGACTCCAATAAAGTTTATCGGAAGGCAGGCTTCATTGAAGCCGGGAAAATTGCTGAATTTAAATTTAAGGAACAATAA
- a CDS encoding polysaccharide deacetylase family protein — protein sequence MFSTALIHKFDTEEKVVAFTFDDGPNPVYTPQILDIFREAGAEAKATFFMIGRQIEQYPDLARTVHNQGHEIGNHTYTHPYLSKLSAEECAEEIIRTERLIQETIGIKPLAFRPPYFDYNEQAAGVLGSRGYTLAGAVNGEAMDWEQPGVDHIVEKTRESLSPGSVLLFHDGFGDRSQTVEAVRILVAELVAEGYRLVTFSELIKLSSPAKEV from the coding sequence ATGTTCAGCACTGCATTGATTCATAAATTCGATACCGAGGAAAAGGTCGTAGCGTTTACTTTTGACGACGGTCCGAATCCTGTGTACACTCCGCAAATTCTGGATATTTTTCGGGAAGCAGGCGCCGAGGCCAAGGCGACCTTCTTCATGATCGGCCGCCAGATTGAACAGTATCCTGACCTTGCGCGCACCGTGCACAACCAAGGCCATGAGATCGGCAATCATACTTACACGCATCCTTATTTATCAAAGCTGAGCGCAGAGGAATGTGCCGAAGAAATTATCCGGACAGAGCGATTGATCCAGGAGACAATCGGCATCAAGCCGCTGGCCTTCCGGCCTCCTTACTTTGATTACAACGAACAAGCTGCGGGGGTGCTTGGAAGCCGGGGGTATACGCTGGCTGGCGCGGTAAACGGGGAAGCCATGGATTGGGAGCAGCCGGGAGTAGACCATATCGTCGAGAAGACGAGGGAAAGTCTGTCTCCGGGCAGCGTGCTGCTCTTTCACGATGGCTTCGGAGACCGCTCGCAAACCGTAGAAGCCGTGCGGATTCTCGTGGCAGAACTGGTTGCGGAGGGTTACCGATTGGTCACATTCAGTGAATTAATCAAGCTATCCTCCCCGGCCAAGGAAGTGTAA